From a single Nicotiana tomentosiformis chromosome 2, ASM39032v3, whole genome shotgun sequence genomic region:
- the LOC138904663 gene encoding uncharacterized protein, with protein sequence MRFFELAHHIVWLVPTDRERIQRFFDGLTYQLWLLINRERVSGATFDKVVDIARQIEMVYSQERGEREAKRPRRPGYFSDVPSGGQFYHGRGPLYRHVQTGHPVHHSASSIHGSSASGSSSGYSGAQGSLQSPPPFVGRGCFKCGDIGHIKRYYPHLTGGPAQQRSLPTTSSPITSPPTQPARGGAQSVRGLPRGEGRSGDGHARFYAIPARPDTVASDAVITCIVSVFHREASIQFDPGSTYSYVSSYLAHLLDMPCESLVSPVHVSTSVGDTIIVDRVYRSCVVTIRSLDTRVDLLLLSMVDFDMILGID encoded by the exons atgaggttttttgagttggctcatcacatAGTTTGGctagttcccactgatagggagaggattcagAGGTTctttgatggcctcacatatcaattATGGTTGCTTATAaatagggagagggtatctggtgctacctttgataaggtagtcgacattgctcggcagatagagatggtctatAGCCAGgagcgtggagagagggaggccaaaaggcctcgtagACCAGGTTATTTCAGcgatgttccttcagggggtcagttttaccacgGCAGGGGTCCACTTTACAGACATGTTCAGACGGGTCATCCAGTTCATCATAGTGCATCATCCatccatg GCTCATCAGCATCGGGTTCTTCTAGCGGGTATTCTGGTGCTCAAGGTTCTCTCCAGTCCCCACCGCCATTCGTAGGGAGGGGTTGTTTCAAGTGTGGAGATATaggtcacatcaagaggtattaTCCCCACCTtacgggaggtccagctcagcagagAAGTCTGCCTACGACTTCATCTCCCATTACTTCACCACCCActcaaccagctaggggtggagctcagtcagtcaggggtctccctagaggggaaggccgatCAGGTGACGGGCacgcccgattctatgctattcctgccagacctGATACTGTcgcttcagacgcagtgatcacatgtattgtctcagttttccacagaGAGGCCTCTATAcaatttgaccctggttccacttattcatatgtatcatcgtacttggCTCATCttttggatatgccctgtgagtctttagtttcacctgttcatgtctCTACgtcagtgggcgatactatcattgtggaccgtgtatatcggtcgtgtgtagtgaccatTAGGAGTTTggatactagagttgatctcttgttgcttagcatggttgattttgatatgatCTTGGGTATTGATTGA